A stretch of the bacterium genome encodes the following:
- the rimI gene encoding ribosomal protein S18-alanine N-acetyltransferase has translation MTIRPMSEADLDQVMELEKAIFANPWRRSFFLSDINRSQGLAVVAEEDGIILGYTVAWGTEEAHLANLAVSESERGKGIGGKLLDEVVAFARRSRAKSLYLEVRVSNTIARQFYAARGFVPTYMRKGYYENGEDAVIMEREVESQDPGEVRS, from the coding sequence ATGACCATCAGACCCATGAGCGAGGCTGACCTCGACCAGGTGATGGAGCTGGAGAAGGCCATCTTCGCGAATCCGTGGCGGCGGTCGTTCTTTCTCTCCGACATCAATCGTTCACAGGGCCTCGCCGTGGTGGCCGAGGAGGATGGCATCATCCTGGGTTACACCGTCGCCTGGGGAACAGAGGAAGCGCATCTCGCCAATCTCGCGGTCAGCGAATCCGAGCGAGGTAAGGGCATCGGCGGCAAGTTGCTTGATGAAGTCGTCGCGTTCGCGAGGCGGAGCCGGGCGAAGTCACTTTATCTTGAGGTACGCGTGTCAAACACCATCGCCCGGCAGTTCTACGCCGCACGCGGGTTCGTGCCGACCTACATGCGCAAGGGATACTATGAGAATGGAGAGGATGCGGTGATAATGGAGAGGGAGGTCGAGTCTCAAGACCCAGGCGAAGTCAGAAGCTAG
- a CDS encoding nitroreductase family protein, with protein MDFYDAVRKRLSVRSYKPDPVPEDVLNRILEAGRLAPSAHNFQPWKFIIVKDPAIRQALVAACRGQGSVGQAPVVICGCCVEDQAWKGIGGYWSAEAVDITIAIEHMMLAATAEGLGTCWIGAFLEAEVKKVLAIPDGVKPIALTPLGYPAREHKPQPRKPLSEITCTDQWR; from the coding sequence ATGGATTTCTACGATGCCGTCCGGAAACGCCTGAGCGTCCGCTCCTACAAACCCGACCCGGTTCCCGAAGATGTCCTGAACCGTATCCTCGAAGCCGGCCGGCTCGCGCCATCGGCCCATAACTTCCAGCCCTGGAAGTTCATCATCGTCAAAGACCCGGCCATCCGCCAGGCGCTCGTCGCGGCTTGTAGAGGCCAGGGCTCAGTCGGCCAGGCGCCGGTCGTCATCTGCGGCTGTTGCGTGGAAGACCAAGCCTGGAAGGGAATTGGCGGCTACTGGTCGGCTGAGGCGGTCGACATCACCATCGCGATTGAGCACATGATGCTCGCCGCCACGGCGGAAGGACTGGGCACGTGCTGGATTGGCGCGTTCCTCGAAGCCGAGGTCAAGAAGGTGCTGGCGATTCCCGACGGAGTCAAGCCGATTGCGCTCACCCCGCTCGGCTATCCGGCCCGCGAGCACAAGCCCCAGCCACGCAAACCACTCTCCGAAATCACCTGCACAGACCAGTGGCGCTAG
- a CDS encoding tocopherol cyclase family protein: MLESIRAIWKPAMYHGFGKRRRFFEGWYFKCVSPAGDAVYAVIPGVSLDANGQQHAFIQILDGLKRTSTYHRYDIDEFSSARDRFDIRIGANRFSLDHISLDVAADVPVRGELRFSDVHPWPVRAFSPGIMGWYALVPAMECYHGVLSFNHRLDGTLSVAGRDIDFTDGKGYIEKDWGRSFPKAWVWTQTNHFNEPDACLTASVARIPWLGSSFTGHIIGLWLRGRLYRFATYTGAKVSRLEVSQDEVTLTVEDRRHALEIRCRRQEGAFLAAPREGEMTGRIVEAMTATVDVCLSAKIRGGLTRVFTDAGHLASLEVAGDIDLLLSGPPKKPH, translated from the coding sequence GTGCTCGAATCCATACGCGCCATCTGGAAACCGGCGATGTACCACGGCTTCGGGAAGCGCCGCCGATTCTTCGAGGGCTGGTACTTCAAGTGCGTCTCGCCGGCAGGTGACGCGGTCTACGCAGTCATTCCCGGCGTATCGCTCGACGCCAACGGTCAGCAGCACGCCTTCATCCAAATCCTGGACGGGCTGAAGCGCACCAGCACCTACCATCGCTACGACATAGACGAGTTCAGTTCGGCCCGCGACCGCTTCGACATCCGTATCGGCGCAAACCGTTTCTCACTCGACCATATCAGCCTCGACGTCGCGGCCGATGTCCCGGTCCGAGGCGAACTGCGCTTCAGCGATGTGCATCCCTGGCCGGTACGAGCGTTCTCACCCGGCATCATGGGCTGGTACGCCCTGGTCCCGGCGATGGAATGTTATCACGGGGTGCTGAGTTTCAACCACCGACTCGACGGCACGCTGTCCGTCGCGGGACGCGACATCGACTTCACCGACGGCAAAGGGTACATCGAAAAAGACTGGGGACGCTCATTCCCCAAGGCATGGGTCTGGACCCAGACCAACCACTTCAATGAGCCTGACGCCTGCCTTACCGCATCGGTCGCCCGTATTCCCTGGCTGGGCAGTTCCTTCACCGGCCACATCATCGGCCTGTGGCTGCGCGGACGGCTCTACCGCTTCGCGACCTACACCGGCGCCAAGGTAAGCCGGCTCGAGGTCTCACAGGACGAGGTGACGCTCACGGTCGAAGACCGCAGACACGCTCTTGAAATCCGCTGCCGGCGGCAGGAGGGCGCATTCCTGGCCGCCCCGCGTGAAGGCGAGATGACAGGCCGGATTGTCGAGGCGATGACTGCAACTGTGGACGTCTGTCTATCCGCGAAGATCAGAGGCGGTCTGACGCGCGTATTCACCGACGCCGGCCATCTCGCCAGTCTTGAGGTCGCCGGCGACATCGACCTATTGCTCTCCGGACCCCCAAAGAAACCTCACTGA